A window of the Candidatus Krumholzibacteriia bacterium genome harbors these coding sequences:
- a CDS encoding Maf family protein, with protein MNPLLPWTSQRDWILASASPRRASILRMLGFEFEVEPTNAETEPLDEPEPLAHSRAQARRKAVAGTRGRQRGTCIGADTIVVVDGDILGKPGSAEEALAMLQRLRGRWHLVHTGLALQDVESGRGVDGVESTEVRFRHWDDATLQRYVATGECADKAGAYAIQGFGAMLVQEIRGCFYNVMGFPVQRFLSLLEELHDVEVRSGR; from the coding sequence ATGAATCCGCTGTTGCCGTGGACCTCGCAAAGGGATTGGATCCTGGCCTCGGCGAGCCCGCGGCGCGCCTCCATCCTGCGCATGCTCGGCTTCGAGTTCGAGGTGGAACCGACGAACGCCGAGACGGAGCCCTTGGACGAGCCCGAGCCTCTCGCCCATTCCCGGGCCCAGGCGCGCCGCAAGGCCGTGGCTGGGACACGGGGCCGGCAGCGCGGGACTTGCATCGGCGCCGACACCATCGTCGTCGTCGACGGTGACATCCTGGGTAAACCGGGATCTGCCGAGGAGGCGCTGGCCATGTTGCAGCGCCTGCGCGGGCGCTGGCACCTGGTGCACACGGGCCTGGCGCTGCAGGATGTGGAGAGCGGCCGCGGCGTCGACGGCGTCGAGTCGACGGAGGTGCGCTTCCGCCACTGGGACGACGCGACGCTGCAACGCTACGTGGCGACCGGGGAGTGCGCCGACAAGGCCGGGGCTTACGCCATCCAGGGGTTCGGCGCCATGCTCGTCCAGGAGATCCGCGGCTGCTTCTACAATGTGATGGGTTTCCCGGTGCAGCGCTTCCTCTCCTTGCTGGAGGAGCTGCACGACGTGGAGGTGCGCAGTGGTCGTTGA